Within Flavobacterium pisciphilum, the genomic segment GACGATTCAAGTTCATAAAAGGACCTGTTTTTTCTAATATTATTTTGGCAGATGAGATTAACAGAACGCCACCTAAAACACAAGCAGCTTTACTAGAAGCAATGCAAGAGCGTTCAGTAACAATAGCAGGAGAAAATCATAAATTGGATTTACCATATTTTGTACTAGCCACTCAGAATCCAATTGAGCAAGAAGGAACGTATCCTTTACCAGAAGCTCAATTAGACCGTTTTATGTTTGCTATAAAATTAGAGTATCCAAGTTTTGAAGAAGAAGTACAAGTTGTAAAACGCACTACTTCGGATAATACAAATGTGATTAATCCATTATTTACAGCTCAGGAAATTATAGATTTTCAGCATTTAATCCGTCGAATTCCTGTTGCGGATAATGTGATAGAGTATGCGGTAACATTGGTAAGTAAAACCCGCCCAGACAATAGCTTGACAAATGATTTTGTTAAAAATTATCTAGATTGGGGAGCAGGGCCAAGAGCGTCACAAAATTTAATATTAGCGGCTAAAGCACATGCTGCATTTAAAGGTAAATTTTCGCCAGATATTGAAGATGTAAAAGCTGTAGCAACTGGAATTTTAAGACATCGAATTATTAAAAATTATAAAGCCGATGCCGAAGGAATTACAGAAGAAATTATAATTCAAAAACTACTATAACGTTAGAAAAAGGCTTATTTAGAAAGGTTCTTTGCTTAAAACATGGCAAAGGACCTTTTTCTTTATAGTAAGGAATTTCGACTTTGCTAAAGAAAGGATTTTATATTATTAATAATTTAATATTTTGACGTAAAATTGCAATTTTGCTAAATTTACGCAATGTAAATCGTTATTTTTCAATAATAATTTTTGAAAAGGCGACTTCTGTTATATTTTTTTTAATTCTCATCTTTAATTTTTAAATTTGCGTACAAAAAATAAATAGACTCCTATATATTATGAATACTTATAACGATTACATCAAAGAGATCGAAGAACGCAAAGGTCAAGGACTTCATCCAAAGCCAATTGATGGTGCTGAATTATTAAGCGAAATCATTGCGCAAATTAAAGATTTAGATAGCCCATTCCGAGAAGATTCTCTTAAGTTTTTTATTTATAACACTTTGCCAGGAACGACGAGTGCTGCTGGCGAAAAAGCTAAGTTTTTAAAGGAGATTATTCTTGGAGAATCTGTACTAAAAGAGATTACTCCGGCTTTTGCTTTTGAGTTATTGTCGCATATGAAAGGCGGGCCCTCAATAGAGGTGTTGCTTGATTTAGCTTTAGGTAATGATGTTGCTATTGCAAAAGAAGCAGCAAAGGTTCTTAAGACTCAAGTTTTTCTTTATGATGCAGATACAGATCGTTTAGTAGAAGCATTCGAAAAGGGTAATGAAATTGTTAAAGATATTCTTGAAAGTTATGTACAGGCTGAGTTTTTTACAAAACTGCCTGAGGTAGCTGATGAAGTTCAGATAGTTACTTATATTGCTGGTGAGGGAGATATTTCGACAGATTTACTTTCTCCGGGTAATCAAGCTCACTCACGTTCAGATCGTGAGCTTCATGGTAAATGTATGATTACTCCTCAAGCACAAGAAGAAATCAAAGCATTACAAGCAGCACATCCAGATAAAAGCGTGATGTTAATTGCTGAAAAAGGTACTATGGGTGTAGGTTCTTCAAGAATGTCAGGTGTAAACAACGTGGCTCTTTGGACAGGTAAACAAGCAAGCCCATATATTCCATTCGTTAACCTTGCACCAATCGTTGGAGGAACAAACGGTATTTCTCCGATTTTCTTAACAACCGTTGATGTTACAGGAGGTATTGGTCTTGATCTTAAAAATTGGGTAAAAAAGCTTGATGCAAATGGTGAAGCTATCCGTAATGAGAGCGGAGATCCAGTTCTTGAAGAAGCATACTCTGTTGCTACTGGAACAGTTCTTACAATCAACATCAAGGAAAAGAAACTTTATAAAGGTGACCAAGAGCTAATTGATATTTCTAAGGCATTTACTCCTCAGAAAATGGAATTTATTAAAGCTGGTGGGTCGTACGCTATTGTTTTTGGTAAAAAACTTCAAACATTTGCGGCTAAGACTCTAGGTGTTGCTATTCCAGCTGTATACGCTCCATCAAAAGAAATTTCTAATGAAGGACAAGGTCTTACAGCAGTAGAAAAAATATTCAATAGAAATGCAGTTGGAAATACTCCAAATAAAGTATTACATGCAGGTTCAGATGTTCGTGTAGAAGTTAATATTGTAGGTTCACAAGATACAACAGGTCTTATGACTGCTCAGGAATTAGAATCTATGGCAGCTACGGTAATTTCACCAATCGTTGATGGTGCATACCAATCAGGTTGTCACACTGCATCAGTATGGGATAAAAAAGCTCAGGCAAATATTCCAAAGCTTATGAAATTTATGAATGACTTTGGTTTGATCACTGCACGTGACCCGAAAGGCGTTTATCATGCAATGACAGATGTAATTCACAAGGTACTTAATGATATTACTATAGACGAGTGGGCAATCATCATTGGTGGTGACTCACATACAAGAATGTCTAAAGGTGTTGCTTTTGGTGCTGACTCGGGAACAGTTGCTCTTGCACTTGCTACTGGTGAAGCTTCAATGCCAATTCCAGAATCTGTAAAGGTAACGTTCAAAGGAGATATGAAAGGGTACATGGATTTCCGTGATGTGGTTCATGCTACACAAGCTCAAATGCTTCATAAGTTTGGAGGAGAGAACGTATTCCAAGGAAGAATCATTGAGGTTCATATCGGAACTCTTAACGCTGACCAAGCCTTTACGTTTACTGACTGGACTGCAGAGATGAAAGCTAAAGCTTCTATCTGTATTTCTGAAGATTATACTTTGATTGAATCATTGGAAATTGCTAAAGGCAGAATCCAGATTATGATTAACAAAGGTATGGACAATGAGAATCAAGTGCTTCAAGGATTGATTGATAAAGCAAATAAGAGAATTACAGAGATTATCTCAGGAGAGAAACCAGCTTTAGTTCCAGATGCAAATGCTAAGTATTATGCTGAAGTTGTTGTTGATCTTGATCAGATTTCAGAACCAATGATTGCAGATCCAGATGTAAATAATATCGATGTTTCTAAACGATATACTCACGATACAATTAGACCTCTATCGTTTTATGGAGGAGATAAAAAAGTAGACCTTGGATTTATTGGATCATGTATGGTTCATAAAGGGGATATGAAAATCCTTGCTCAGATGTTAAAGAATATAGAAGAGCAACATGGTAAAGTTGAAT encodes:
- a CDS encoding AAA family ATPase, with product MSDVTAIHNLVQKRNELKTEIAKIIVGQDDVVDQILICIFSGGHALLIGVPGLAKTLLINTLSQALGLDFKRIQFTPDLMPSDILGSEILDENRRFKFIKGPVFSNIILADEINRTPPKTQAALLEAMQERSVTIAGENHKLDLPYFVLATQNPIEQEGTYPLPEAQLDRFMFAIKLEYPSFEEEVQVVKRTTSDNTNVINPLFTAQEIIDFQHLIRRIPVADNVIEYAVTLVSKTRPDNSLTNDFVKNYLDWGAGPRASQNLILAAKAHAAFKGKFSPDIEDVKAVATGILRHRIIKNYKADAEGITEEIIIQKLL
- a CDS encoding bifunctional aconitate hydratase 2/2-methylisocitrate dehydratase, with amino-acid sequence MNTYNDYIKEIEERKGQGLHPKPIDGAELLSEIIAQIKDLDSPFREDSLKFFIYNTLPGTTSAAGEKAKFLKEIILGESVLKEITPAFAFELLSHMKGGPSIEVLLDLALGNDVAIAKEAAKVLKTQVFLYDADTDRLVEAFEKGNEIVKDILESYVQAEFFTKLPEVADEVQIVTYIAGEGDISTDLLSPGNQAHSRSDRELHGKCMITPQAQEEIKALQAAHPDKSVMLIAEKGTMGVGSSRMSGVNNVALWTGKQASPYIPFVNLAPIVGGTNGISPIFLTTVDVTGGIGLDLKNWVKKLDANGEAIRNESGDPVLEEAYSVATGTVLTINIKEKKLYKGDQELIDISKAFTPQKMEFIKAGGSYAIVFGKKLQTFAAKTLGVAIPAVYAPSKEISNEGQGLTAVEKIFNRNAVGNTPNKVLHAGSDVRVEVNIVGSQDTTGLMTAQELESMAATVISPIVDGAYQSGCHTASVWDKKAQANIPKLMKFMNDFGLITARDPKGVYHAMTDVIHKVLNDITIDEWAIIIGGDSHTRMSKGVAFGADSGTVALALATGEASMPIPESVKVTFKGDMKGYMDFRDVVHATQAQMLHKFGGENVFQGRIIEVHIGTLNADQAFTFTDWTAEMKAKASICISEDYTLIESLEIAKGRIQIMINKGMDNENQVLQGLIDKANKRITEIISGEKPALVPDANAKYYAEVVVDLDQISEPMIADPDVNNIDVSKRYTHDTIRPLSFYGGDKKVDLGFIGSCMVHKGDMKILAQMLKNIEEQHGKVEFKAPLVVAPPTYNIVDELKAEGDWEVLQKYSGFEFNDDAPKGAARTEYENMLYLERPGCNLCMGNQEKAAKGDTVMATSTRLFQGRVVEDTEGKKGESLLSSTPVVVLSTILGRTPTIDEYKTAVEGINLTKFAPSHKLLVK